The Siniperca chuatsi isolate FFG_IHB_CAS linkage group LG2, ASM2008510v1, whole genome shotgun sequence genome window below encodes:
- the dhrs3b gene encoding short-chain dehydrogenase/reductase 3b isoform X2, translated as MKRAAQRSPQLHQVILWGRTEKCLKETAEDISLSGTECHYFLCDVANREEVYRQAKVVREKVGDITILVNNAAVVHGKSLMDSDDNALLKSQHINTMGQFWTTKAFLPRMLELQHGHVVCINSILSQSPIPGAIDYCTSKASSLAFMESLTLGLLDCPGVGCTTVLPFHTNTEMFQGMRVRFPQLFPPLKPEVVAQRTVDAVRADKAFLYLPWTMHALVILKSFMPQVALEEIHRFSGSYTCMNTFKGRT; from the exons ATGAAAAGAGCTGCACAAAGATCTCCACAGTTACACCAG GTGATCTTGTGGGGCCGAACAGAAAAGTGCCTCAAAGAAACAGCTGAAGATATCTCTCTCTCAGGAACAGAGTGCCATTACTTCCTGTGTGATGTGGCCAATCGGGAGGAGGTTTACAGGCAAGCCAAGGTGGTTAGAGAAAAG GTGGGAGATATTACGATATTAGTGAACAACGCAGCTGTAGTCCACGGCAAAAGTCTGATGGACAGCGATGACAACGCCCTTCTGAAATCCCAACACATCAACACCATGGGACAGTTCTGG ACTACAAAGGCCTTCCTGCCTAGGATGCTGGAGCTGCAGCACGGCCATGTAGTATGCATAAACTCCATCCTGTCCCAGTCTCCCATCCCTGGGGCCATAGACTACTGCACCTCCAAGGCCTCATCTCTGGCCTTTATGGAGAGTCTGACGTTGGGCCTGCTGGACTGTCCTGGTGTTGGCTGCACCACTGTGCTTCCCTTCCACACCAATACAGAGATGTTCCAGGGCATGAGAGTCAG GTTTCCCCAGCTCTTTCCACCTCTCAAACCTGAGGTAGTTGCCCAGAGGACTGTGGATGCCGTCAGAGCTGACAAGGCCTTCCTCTACCTGCCCTGGACTATGCATGCCCTTGTCAttctaaaaag CTTCATGCCACAAGTTGCACTTGAAGAAATCCACAGGTTTTCTGGGAGTTATACCTGCATGAACACGTTCAAAGGGAGGACATGA